In Geotalea uraniireducens, one genomic interval encodes:
- a CDS encoding DUF2878 domain-containing protein gives MKQATFQKLNTLLFFVTALASYQGALRGIPWLGLIFFGLLVAVLLPMTEQKSARLFVALAVAAVGFGTDSALGFFQVYRVREEARWLLPAPFCPEWILALWLNFGFMLYFFWRLLNRNVLTAVTVGVCFSFLIYGNAARMGLLALRPPTVASLGTIAVLWAILIPLFTRCAVWRFAGGPHVGSKE, from the coding sequence ATGAAACAGGCAACCTTCCAGAAACTGAACACCCTGTTGTTCTTCGTCACCGCCCTCGCGTCCTACCAGGGCGCCCTGCGGGGAATACCGTGGCTCGGTCTCATCTTCTTCGGCCTGCTGGTCGCCGTGCTCCTGCCAATGACCGAGCAAAAATCGGCACGACTGTTCGTTGCCCTGGCGGTGGCGGCAGTCGGCTTCGGCACCGATTCCGCCTTGGGGTTCTTCCAGGTCTATCGCGTCCGGGAGGAGGCCCGCTGGCTGCTTCCGGCCCCCTTTTGCCCGGAATGGATTCTCGCGCTCTGGCTCAACTTCGGCTTCATGCTCTATTTCTTCTGGCGGCTCTTGAACCGGAACGTACTCACGGCGGTCACCGTCGGCGTGTGCTTTTCGTTTCTCATCTACGGCAACGCCGCGCGGATGGGGCTGTTGGCCCTGCGCCCGCCGACCGTGGCCAGCCTGGGGACCATTGCGGTGCTCTGGGCAATCCTGATTCCGCTTTTTACCCGCTGCGCCGTGTGGCGATTCGCAGGAGGTCCCCATGTCGGAAGCAAGGAATAG
- a CDS encoding thiamine pyrophosphate-binding protein has product MNVAQSMVKMLESIGVDAVFSGSGQGSGDMLFAFAESEKIRTIMVRHEQAASFMAYGYAMFSGKLGVCNAQGGPGSFNFFSGVGMAYSGAYPMLSIASYAPRKWRGKGDLGEVTGLNRTPNSQAMFSATTKKTYLIERPEQVCDLFEEAVNLACEGRPGPVHIDIPYDVAAMETTWHRDISLNVKPVTPLDKDVELFAEYLAQALAAKKKVVAYFGFGCVLSNAGPELRAFVERFQLPFITTMDAKGIIPDNHPLSVGMPGTCGDPGARQALKEADVVLAVGNSFAKWQAWKFQEDIFDNKVLMQINIDPHEIGKVFKNDFSMVADVKPAITKLTAALASRITVREQARPVIDRHCLQPIPYEGNKVHPGQLAREIGRLVPDRAIVLGDAGAHMIWLAAHMQLNGGQTYKNPGSFGPMASHTNAAIGAQLAAPDRRVIVGCGDGCYQMAGFELMTAVQNRIPIIWIIFNNSEFNIIKLFNLVAHGKEVFNHLLGPDFAEYARLCGANGFLVENIGQFEPAFKEALASDRPSVINVVIDEECVMPFKLYDQE; this is encoded by the coding sequence ATGAACGTTGCGCAGTCAATGGTGAAAATGCTCGAATCCATCGGCGTCGATGCAGTCTTCTCCGGCTCGGGGCAGGGCTCGGGGGACATGCTCTTCGCCTTTGCGGAATCCGAAAAGATCAGGACGATAATGGTCCGGCACGAACAGGCCGCCTCTTTCATGGCTTACGGCTATGCGATGTTTTCCGGCAAGCTCGGTGTCTGCAATGCCCAGGGGGGGCCGGGCTCCTTCAACTTCTTCTCCGGGGTCGGCATGGCCTATTCGGGCGCCTACCCGATGCTCTCCATCGCCTCTTACGCCCCCCGAAAATGGCGGGGTAAGGGGGATCTGGGGGAAGTGACGGGGTTGAACCGCACCCCGAACTCCCAGGCGATGTTCAGTGCCACCACCAAGAAGACCTATCTCATCGAGCGGCCCGAACAGGTCTGCGATCTCTTCGAGGAAGCGGTGAACCTCGCCTGCGAGGGGAGACCGGGACCGGTCCACATTGACATTCCCTACGACGTGGCGGCCATGGAGACGACATGGCACCGCGACATCTCGCTCAACGTCAAGCCGGTCACCCCGCTGGACAAGGACGTGGAGCTGTTCGCCGAATACCTCGCCCAAGCCCTGGCGGCAAAAAAGAAGGTCGTCGCCTACTTCGGCTTCGGCTGCGTGCTGAGCAATGCCGGCCCTGAACTGCGCGCCTTCGTCGAACGGTTCCAGCTCCCCTTCATCACCACCATGGACGCCAAGGGGATCATCCCCGACAATCACCCGCTATCGGTCGGGATGCCGGGCACCTGTGGCGATCCGGGCGCGCGCCAGGCGTTGAAGGAAGCCGACGTCGTCCTGGCCGTCGGCAACTCCTTCGCCAAGTGGCAGGCCTGGAAATTCCAGGAGGACATCTTCGACAATAAAGTCCTCATGCAGATCAACATCGACCCCCACGAGATCGGCAAGGTGTTCAAGAACGACTTTTCCATGGTCGCCGACGTCAAGCCGGCGATCACCAAGCTCACCGCCGCCCTCGCCTCCCGGATCACCGTCCGGGAACAGGCTCGGCCGGTCATCGATCGCCACTGCCTGCAGCCCATCCCTTACGAAGGGAACAAGGTCCATCCCGGCCAGCTGGCGCGGGAAATCGGCCGCCTGGTGCCCGACCGGGCCATCGTTCTCGGCGACGCCGGCGCCCACATGATCTGGCTTGCCGCCCACATGCAGCTGAACGGCGGGCAGACCTACAAGAACCCGGGCAGCTTCGGGCCGATGGCATCCCACACCAACGCGGCCATCGGCGCTCAACTGGCGGCTCCCGACCGGCGGGTGATCGTCGGCTGCGGCGACGGCTGCTACCAGATGGCCGGCTTCGAGCTGATGACCGCGGTGCAGAACCGGATACCGATCATCTGGATCATCTTCAATAACAGCGAATTCAACATCATCAAGCTGTTCAACCTGGTGGCTCACGGCAAAGAGGTCTTCAACCACCTCCTCGGCCCGGACTTTGCCGAATACGCCAGGCTGTGCGGCGCCAACGGCTTCCTGGTCGAAAACATCGGCCAGTTCGAGCCCGCCTTCAAGGAAGCGCTGGCGTCGGACCGACCGTCGGTCATCAACGTGGTCATCGACGAAGAGTGCGTCATGCCGTTCAAGCTCTACGATCAGGAATAA
- a CDS encoding DJ-1/PfpI family protein: MAKKVLVVATNYGAWAEELQAPWDALKKAGYTVTMATPLGKKPLPFALSVDPDFDDPLQHYKVNPPEVCSRVREILAGPEWNAPIKIADAKMADYDAIVLTGGPGVCLDITNNPKVHKLILDAFNSNKLIGAICYSVGALAFTRNPANAFRSVLYGKKSTAHPRAWDFDFELSYTLAETSPDNQGTDVVTPGFLLPLQDVVTDAVGPAGACVADEQANRENPCVVFDWPFVTALSVESSIAYGQKLVSILAER, encoded by the coding sequence ATGGCTAAGAAAGTTCTCGTGGTGGCAACGAATTATGGTGCATGGGCCGAAGAGCTGCAGGCTCCCTGGGACGCCCTGAAAAAGGCGGGTTACACCGTCACCATGGCAACCCCCCTCGGCAAGAAGCCGCTCCCCTTTGCCCTGAGCGTCGACCCCGACTTCGACGATCCCCTCCAGCACTACAAGGTCAATCCTCCCGAAGTCTGCAGCCGGGTCCGGGAAATCCTCGCCGGCCCAGAATGGAACGCCCCGATCAAAATCGCCGACGCCAAGATGGCCGATTATGACGCCATCGTCCTCACCGGCGGCCCCGGCGTCTGCCTCGATATCACCAACAATCCCAAGGTCCACAAACTTATCCTCGACGCCTTCAACAGCAACAAGTTGATCGGCGCCATCTGCTATTCCGTCGGCGCCCTCGCCTTCACCCGCAATCCGGCCAACGCTTTCCGGAGCGTCCTCTACGGCAAGAAATCGACCGCCCATCCGCGGGCCTGGGACTTCGACTTCGAGCTGAGCTACACCCTGGCGGAGACGTCCCCCGATAACCAGGGGACCGACGTGGTTACCCCCGGCTTCCTGCTGCCGCTGCAGGATGTGGTCACCGATGCGGTCGGCCCCGCCGGCGCCTGCGTCGCCGACGAGCAGGCCAACCGGGAAAACCCCTGCGTGGTCTTCGACTGGCCGTTCGTCACCGCCCTTTCGGTGGAATCGTCCATCGCCTACGGCCAGAAACTGGTGAGCATCCTCGCCGAGCGCTAA
- a CDS encoding cupin domain-containing protein, which translates to MFCFHEKLVETDLGNGVRLKSLGAGANMNVLHWDMADRSTVPSHHHPQEQFGYVIRGGFEMTIGTETATLTAGDCYFIPADVPHCFTAIGATEAIDVFSPVRHGLPGEKAE; encoded by the coding sequence ATGTTTTGTTTCCATGAGAAACTGGTGGAAACGGACCTCGGCAACGGCGTCCGGTTGAAGTCGCTCGGCGCCGGCGCCAACATGAATGTTCTGCACTGGGACATGGCCGACCGCAGCACGGTGCCGAGCCATCACCATCCCCAGGAGCAGTTCGGCTACGTCATCCGCGGCGGGTTCGAAATGACCATCGGCACGGAGACGGCAACCCTCACGGCCGGCGACTGCTACTTCATCCCGGCGGACGTCCCCCACTGCTTCACGGCCATCGGCGCCACCGAAGCAATTGACGTCTTCAGCCCCGTTCGTCACGGGCTCCCCGGAGAAAAGGCCGAATAG
- a CDS encoding GTP-binding protein, with product MRLITVAGPPSSGKTAIICKAAEALRAEGVSVGVVKFDCLSSGDQALYERRGIPARTGLSGNLCPDHFFVSNIEECLAWGVRSGFDLLISESAGLCNRCAPHIKDVCAVCVIDNLSGVETPRKIGPMLKMADIVVVTKGDIVSQAEREVFAHRVRQVNAGAVIIHVNGLTGQGGHELGRLLRGAAPVVAVEGRLLRFSMPAALCSYCLGQRRIGADFQMGNVKKMELE from the coding sequence ATGCGCCTGATTACCGTGGCCGGTCCGCCGTCGTCGGGGAAGACCGCCATCATCTGCAAGGCCGCCGAGGCGCTGCGGGCGGAGGGGGTGTCGGTCGGGGTGGTCAAGTTCGACTGCCTCTCCTCCGGCGACCAGGCACTCTACGAGCGGCGCGGCATTCCGGCCCGCACCGGCCTGTCGGGCAACCTCTGTCCCGACCATTTTTTCGTCAGCAATATCGAGGAGTGTCTCGCCTGGGGGGTGCGGAGCGGCTTCGACCTGTTGATCAGCGAGAGCGCTGGCCTCTGCAACCGCTGCGCCCCTCACATCAAGGACGTCTGCGCCGTCTGCGTCATCGACAACCTGAGCGGGGTGGAGACGCCGCGCAAGATCGGGCCGATGCTGAAAATGGCCGACATCGTGGTGGTCACCAAGGGTGACATCGTCTCCCAGGCCGAACGGGAGGTGTTTGCCCATCGGGTCCGCCAGGTCAATGCCGGGGCGGTGATCATCCACGTCAACGGTCTGACCGGCCAGGGGGGGCACGAATTGGGGCGGTTGTTGCGAGGCGCGGCGCCGGTGGTCGCGGTGGAGGGGCGGTTGCTCCGCTTTTCGATGCCGGCGGCCCTCTGTTCCTACTGTCTCGGCCAGCGCCGGATCGGCGCCGACTTCCAGATGGGGAACGTCAAGAAAATGGAGCTGGAATAA
- a CDS encoding ATP-binding cassette domain-containing protein, whose amino-acid sequence MPMKTPYADLPLERLFHEHPHVRDFLAALGLAELPAGPTLASCLAALDEERLEDVGLERQELLARFAAYMEGVERLLRPQRATIGSVTVIGGRDKSGAAENFTLELRPGEVTCIVGPTGSGKSRFLADIEWLAQGDSPTGRRVLINGAVPDPGRRYAVDQKLVAQLSQNMNFVMDLSAEEFISLHAESRMVAEPAAVTRTILDLANSLAGEQFTPATPVTALSGGQSRALMIADVACLSSSPIVLIDEIENAGIDRKRALALLADRDKIILMATHDPILALMGERRLVFKNGGVARIIATSAAERANLARFEEMDARLTAVRHALRNGEEIAGEF is encoded by the coding sequence ATGCCGATGAAGACGCCGTACGCCGATCTGCCGCTCGAGCGGCTGTTCCACGAGCATCCCCACGTCCGGGACTTCCTCGCCGCGCTGGGACTGGCGGAACTTCCCGCCGGGCCGACCTTGGCGAGCTGTCTGGCGGCCCTGGACGAGGAGCGGTTGGAGGACGTGGGGCTGGAGCGGCAGGAACTGCTGGCGAGGTTTGCCGCTTACATGGAAGGGGTGGAGCGGCTGCTCCGGCCCCAGCGGGCGACGATCGGTTCGGTGACGGTGATCGGCGGCCGCGACAAGAGCGGCGCCGCGGAAAACTTCACCCTGGAGCTTCGCCCCGGCGAAGTGACCTGCATCGTCGGCCCGACCGGTTCGGGGAAGAGCCGCTTCCTTGCCGACATCGAATGGCTTGCCCAGGGGGACAGTCCCACCGGTCGGCGGGTGCTGATCAACGGGGCGGTTCCCGACCCGGGACGCCGCTACGCCGTCGACCAGAAGCTGGTTGCCCAGCTCTCCCAGAACATGAACTTCGTCATGGACCTCTCCGCCGAAGAGTTCATCAGCCTCCACGCCGAAAGCCGGATGGTGGCCGAGCCGGCGGCTGTCACCCGGACGATCCTCGACTTGGCCAACAGTCTGGCCGGCGAGCAGTTCACCCCGGCCACCCCGGTCACCGCCCTCTCCGGCGGCCAGTCCCGGGCGCTGATGATCGCCGACGTCGCCTGCCTGAGCAGCTCGCCGATCGTCCTGATCGACGAGATCGAGAACGCCGGCATCGACCGGAAACGGGCGCTGGCCCTGTTGGCCGACCGGGACAAGATCATCCTGATGGCCACCCACGACCCGATCCTCGCCCTGATGGGGGAGCGGCGGCTGGTCTTCAAAAACGGCGGCGTGGCCCGGATCATCGCTACCAGCGCGGCGGAGCGGGCCAATCTCGCCCGCTTCGAGGAGATGGACGCCCGGCTTACCGCCGTGCGGCACGCCCTGCGTAACGGCGAGGAGATCGCCGGGGAGTTCTGA
- a CDS encoding class I SAM-dependent methyltransferase gives MPIDAHKFDVIARTVFAPVYPLLASQMLARSGIDRGVCLDLGSGGGYLGLAVARLSTLSVYLLDESPEMRTIAERNIAEQGATGRVTALCGDVHAIPLPDGSVDLVVSRGSVYFWHDLARVLGEVRRVLAPGGAVCIGGGFGSWEQREAIIGRMREKEPDWQPKCRGFADAVFLQAVDRAGITGATLVKDESGTWLTFRRAASGEGV, from the coding sequence ATGCCGATCGATGCCCACAAATTCGACGTCATCGCCCGCACCGTCTTTGCCCCGGTCTATCCGCTGCTGGCCAGCCAGATGTTGGCCCGGAGCGGCATCGACCGCGGCGTCTGCCTCGACCTGGGGAGCGGCGGCGGCTATCTGGGGCTGGCGGTGGCCAGGCTCAGCACCCTCTCGGTCTATCTGCTCGACGAATCGCCGGAGATGCGGACGATCGCCGAGCGCAACATCGCCGAGCAGGGGGCGACCGGCCGGGTCACGGCGCTCTGCGGCGACGTCCATGCCATCCCGCTGCCGGACGGCAGCGTCGATCTGGTGGTCAGCCGCGGTTCGGTCTACTTCTGGCACGATCTGGCCCGGGTGCTCGGGGAGGTCCGGCGGGTGCTGGCCCCCGGCGGGGCGGTCTGCATCGGCGGCGGTTTCGGCTCGTGGGAGCAGCGCGAGGCGATCATCGGCCGGATGCGGGAGAAGGAGCCGGACTGGCAGCCCAAATGCCGCGGTTTTGCTGATGCGGTCTTCCTGCAGGCCGTCGACCGAGCGGGGATTACCGGCGCGACCCTCGTCAAGGATGAGAGCGGCACCTGGCTGACGTTCCGCCGTGCCGCCAGCGGGGAGGGGGTATGA
- a CDS encoding ABC transporter substrate-binding protein yields MKRPALLPHSCRYRLRRWPPVVLALALWLATAVAAEARLITDMTGRAVRVPDRITRVYATSPPATYLLYAIDPRLLVGLNNPPGGPERPFLAPAVRTLPVIGSSVGQGKNLNSELLLKARPDIILVWSWPQPEINARYERLFRQLGIPVVEVRIDTLRDYPAAFTFLGELLGRRERAASLRRYAEETLRAVDRAVGGIAPGERPAVYYAEGADGLATEREGSFHAELIGLAGGRNVHRGEALDHYGMEKVALEQVLLYNPQVILAQDGQFLATAARDRRWQAIRAVREGRVYRIPRLPFNWFDRPPSFMRLLGLRWLANRLHPERFHFAPVAETRRFYRLFLGVEPTDRQLAEILRGS; encoded by the coding sequence ATGAAGCGTCCGGCGCTCCTTCCGCACTCCTGTCGTTACCGGCTGCGGCGCTGGCCGCCGGTTGTCCTGGCGCTGGCGCTTTGGCTGGCGACGGCCGTGGCCGCCGAGGCGCGGCTGATTACCGACATGACCGGCCGCGCGGTGCGGGTTCCGGACCGAATCACCCGGGTCTACGCCACGTCGCCACCGGCGACCTACCTGCTCTATGCCATCGATCCGAGGCTGCTCGTCGGCCTCAATAACCCGCCGGGCGGCCCGGAACGGCCGTTCCTCGCCCCGGCGGTCCGCACCCTGCCGGTGATCGGCAGCTCGGTCGGCCAGGGGAAGAACCTCAACAGCGAACTGTTGTTGAAGGCCCGGCCCGACATCATCCTGGTCTGGTCGTGGCCGCAGCCGGAGATCAATGCCCGCTACGAGCGGTTGTTCCGCCAACTCGGCATCCCGGTCGTCGAGGTGCGGATCGATACGCTACGTGATTATCCGGCCGCCTTCACCTTTCTCGGCGAGCTGCTCGGTCGCCGCGAGCGGGCCGCCAGCCTGCGCCGCTATGCCGAAGAAACGCTCCGGGCGGTTGACCGGGCGGTAGGGGGGATCGCGCCAGGGGAGCGGCCGGCGGTCTACTATGCCGAGGGGGCGGACGGGCTGGCGACGGAGCGGGAGGGCTCCTTCCATGCCGAGCTGATCGGGCTGGCCGGCGGCCGGAACGTCCACCGCGGCGAGGCGCTGGACCATTACGGCATGGAGAAGGTTGCTCTGGAACAGGTGCTGCTCTACAACCCGCAGGTCATCCTTGCCCAGGACGGACAGTTCCTGGCGACGGCCGCTCGCGACCGGCGCTGGCAGGCGATCCGGGCGGTCCGCGAAGGGCGGGTCTACCGGATTCCGCGGCTGCCGTTCAACTGGTTCGACCGGCCCCCCTCGTTCATGCGGCTGCTCGGCCTCCGCTGGCTGGCGAACCGGCTCCATCCCGAGCGGTTCCACTTCGCCCCGGTTGCTGAAACCAGGCGGTTTTACCGGCTCTTCCTCGGCGTCGAACCGACGGACCGCCAGCTGGCCGAGATCCTGCGCGGCAGCTGA
- a CDS encoding TonB-dependent receptor plug domain-containing protein, with the protein MRKRMVWGMALLALAAAVPAGAGEEPLEVEGVGVVGRREHQPAYSATTVPASAAATVEEFDREDIRAAAPASVYDLAALSPGARVEFQGRKGMNSLQLRGGDTVGVILDGVYLPWSQASRILAQFPVDAIESVRIVRDSTAVTLGPFTPFSPAMSHDNVPSAGLGSSNQGFMVITTRRGERPELGAIAQYGSFDDRTFQLYHGNRRGPFAYRVAGTAAGTSGRDGWNNSANNLSLLLNGNYDGAALKGDFMLYYANGRREMQRATADSTAYSSLWYYDPLETLQLSLNLHKPWNAVHTTSLSYARGQVTDDEVLKTATSVNTPQPIHQEDQVESWHLWHVAATATNRLAGGFQSFRWKSPTGQFFYEGVPRKEDLFSGYLQDEYRPTDRLTLDGGARVDAKLIEQGSDKYSPLQASNKKISDEWQQPAVSLSLGGAYRLDEQYRLLARFGYSRQEADSFLATVDDKELGTENRYKYELGVEAAYHPFFNPAVTLFLYDIRNFAYAAATGGSGATAYNIYDTADVVRAGAEASVKGSLPWGFGYQTSYSYFTTDRGETNRVMLHHLVNLRLSHRYGGLESNLILNYVGPYENNFLSVNNIYRPAGEYTRLDLNVSYAFTLAKARAWATVYGRNLLDDRYVTIAGWQDQGLAYGGRLEVSF; encoded by the coding sequence ATGCGGAAACGGATGGTCTGGGGAATGGCCCTGTTGGCACTCGCGGCGGCGGTCCCGGCGGGTGCCGGCGAAGAGCCACTCGAGGTGGAGGGCGTCGGGGTCGTCGGCCGGCGGGAGCACCAGCCGGCCTACAGCGCGACGACGGTGCCGGCCAGCGCGGCGGCGACGGTGGAGGAGTTCGACCGGGAGGATATCCGCGCGGCGGCGCCGGCCAGCGTTTACGACCTGGCGGCCCTGTCGCCCGGCGCCCGGGTGGAGTTCCAGGGGCGCAAGGGGATGAACTCGCTGCAGCTGCGGGGAGGGGATACGGTCGGGGTGATCCTCGACGGCGTCTACCTCCCCTGGTCCCAGGCCTCGCGCATCCTCGCCCAGTTTCCGGTGGACGCCATCGAGTCGGTCCGGATCGTCCGGGACAGCACCGCCGTCACCCTCGGCCCCTTTACCCCCTTTTCTCCGGCGATGAGTCACGACAATGTCCCGTCTGCCGGCCTCGGCAGCTCCAACCAGGGGTTCATGGTGATCACCACCCGGCGGGGGGAACGGCCCGAGCTGGGGGCGATCGCCCAGTACGGCAGCTTCGACGACCGCACCTTCCAGCTCTATCACGGCAACCGGCGGGGGCCCTTCGCCTACCGGGTGGCCGGCACCGCTGCCGGCACCAGCGGCCGGGACGGCTGGAACAACTCCGCCAATAACCTCTCCCTGCTGCTGAACGGCAATTACGACGGCGCCGCCCTCAAGGGCGATTTCATGCTCTATTACGCCAACGGCCGGCGGGAAATGCAGCGCGCCACCGCCGACAGCACCGCCTACAGCTCACTCTGGTACTACGATCCGCTGGAAACGCTCCAGCTGTCCCTCAATCTGCACAAGCCGTGGAATGCCGTGCATACCACTTCGCTCTCTTACGCCCGTGGCCAGGTCACCGACGACGAGGTGCTGAAGACCGCCACCAGTGTCAATACCCCGCAGCCGATCCACCAGGAGGACCAGGTGGAGAGCTGGCACCTCTGGCACGTCGCCGCCACGGCGACCAACCGGCTGGCCGGCGGCTTCCAGTCGTTCCGCTGGAAGAGCCCTACCGGCCAGTTCTTTTACGAAGGGGTGCCGCGCAAGGAAGACCTCTTCTCCGGCTACCTCCAGGACGAGTATCGGCCGACCGACCGGCTGACCCTCGATGGTGGTGCCCGGGTGGACGCCAAGCTGATCGAACAGGGGTCTGACAAGTATTCGCCGCTGCAGGCGAGCAACAAGAAGATCAGCGACGAGTGGCAGCAGCCGGCGGTCAGCCTCTCCTTGGGGGGTGCCTACCGGCTGGACGAGCAGTACCGGCTGCTTGCCCGCTTCGGCTACTCGCGCCAGGAGGCTGACAGCTTCCTGGCGACGGTGGACGACAAAGAGCTGGGGACGGAGAACCGCTACAAGTACGAACTGGGGGTCGAGGCCGCTTATCACCCCTTCTTCAATCCGGCGGTGACGCTCTTCCTCTACGACATCCGCAACTTCGCCTATGCCGCCGCCACCGGCGGCAGCGGCGCCACCGCCTACAACATCTACGATACCGCCGACGTGGTTCGGGCAGGGGCGGAGGCCAGCGTCAAGGGGAGCCTTCCCTGGGGCTTCGGCTACCAGACGTCCTACTCCTACTTCACCACCGACCGCGGCGAAACCAACCGGGTGATGCTCCACCATCTGGTCAACCTGCGGCTGTCCCACCGCTACGGCGGCCTGGAGAGCAACCTGATCCTCAACTACGTCGGCCCGTACGAGAACAATTTTCTCTCGGTGAACAACATCTACCGGCCGGCTGGCGAGTATACCCGCCTGGACCTGAACGTCAGCTACGCCTTCACCCTGGCAAAAGCCCGTGCCTGGGCCACCGTCTACGGTCGCAACCTGCTGGACGACCGCTACGTGACCATCGCCGGCTGGCAGGACCAGGGGCTGGCCTACGGCGGCCGGCTGGAAGTGTCGTTTTGA